One genomic segment of Amycolatopsis sp. WQ 127309 includes these proteins:
- a CDS encoding zinc-binding dehydrogenase produces MFAVYAQEPNAESPLDSLVVGERPEPDVPDGWVRVHVKAASLNMHDLWTLRGVGIKPDQFPMILGCDGAGTLDDGSEVVVHSVINAPGWQGDDTLDPKRTLLTEKHQGTFADQVVVPARNVVPKPAGLNFAEAATMGTAWLTAYRMLFVKSGLRPGQTMLVQGASGGVATALVQLGRAAGFRVWVTGRTEEKRALATSLGAHQAFESGARLPERVDAVFETVGKATWSHSVKSLKPGGIIVVSGSTSGPDANAELQRVFFLQLRVSGSTMGTRDELADLLAYLDLTGVRPQIGAELPFADAAKGFQAMLDGDTAGKIVFTR; encoded by the coding sequence ATGTTCGCCGTCTACGCGCAAGAACCCAACGCCGAAAGCCCCTTGGACTCGCTCGTCGTCGGCGAGCGCCCCGAACCCGACGTGCCCGACGGCTGGGTCCGCGTGCACGTCAAGGCGGCCAGCCTCAACATGCACGACCTCTGGACGCTGCGCGGCGTCGGGATCAAGCCGGACCAGTTCCCGATGATCCTCGGCTGCGACGGCGCCGGCACCCTCGACGACGGCTCCGAGGTCGTCGTCCACTCGGTGATCAACGCGCCGGGCTGGCAGGGTGACGACACCCTCGACCCGAAGCGGACGCTGCTCACCGAGAAGCACCAGGGCACCTTCGCCGACCAGGTCGTCGTGCCGGCGCGCAACGTCGTCCCGAAGCCGGCCGGCCTGAACTTCGCCGAGGCCGCCACCATGGGCACGGCCTGGCTGACCGCATACCGGATGCTGTTCGTGAAGTCCGGGCTGCGGCCGGGGCAGACGATGCTCGTGCAGGGCGCCTCCGGCGGTGTCGCGACGGCGCTCGTGCAGCTCGGCCGGGCGGCCGGGTTCCGGGTCTGGGTCACCGGCCGCACCGAGGAGAAGCGCGCGCTCGCCACGAGTCTCGGCGCGCACCAGGCGTTCGAGTCCGGCGCGCGGCTGCCCGAGCGCGTCGACGCGGTGTTCGAGACGGTCGGCAAGGCGACCTGGTCGCACTCGGTGAAGTCGCTCAAGCCGGGCGGGATCATCGTCGTCTCCGGCTCGACCAGCGGCCCCGACGCGAACGCGGAGCTGCAGCGCGTCTTCTTCCTGCAGCTGCGCGTCTCCGGATCGACCATGGGCACCCGTGACGAGCTCGCCGATCTGCTCGCGTACCTCGACCTGACCGGCGTGCGGCCGCAGATCGGCGCGGAACTTCCGTTCGCCGACGCGGCCAAGGGCTTCCAGGCGATGCTGGACGGCGACACCGCCGGGAAGATCGTCTTCACCCGCTGA
- a CDS encoding alpha/beta fold hydrolase — MTATKRPVPAEPGGRPSSDPDPVRVSFRRYAGVRTRVLEVGEPVQDPDQSPARRSLRRRAAAPHVRPSAPRLVLLHGYCDSADTWRPALEQLAAAGIPAIAVDLPGFGDAQPLRPGPMLPQLDAFTTAVVREQAVLGSVVLAGNSLGGTMSLRAAQNARLPLSGVVSIAAPGFVDSWLIRTMARYPLPLRLYSSLPVPVPGFLVRKVAEQLVPRFLYADAHAADVAQVQRFTALFPDYRATKSRLEQARQLVAELADAYRLDSVTVPLLVVACGKDKLVTAASGRQLHTLVPHSRLLVREDWGHCPQLDDPAEIAELLTFFAASAVRTTQARRAAASAADGVSEDTAAG; from the coding sequence ATGACCGCGACGAAGCGGCCCGTTCCGGCTGAACCGGGCGGCCGGCCCAGCAGCGACCCGGACCCCGTCCGGGTCTCCTTCCGGCGCTACGCCGGAGTCCGCACCCGCGTCCTCGAGGTCGGCGAGCCCGTCCAGGACCCGGATCAGTCCCCCGCGCGACGCTCGTTGCGCCGCCGGGCCGCCGCTCCGCACGTGCGGCCGTCCGCGCCGAGGCTGGTGCTGCTGCACGGTTACTGCGACAGCGCCGACACCTGGCGCCCCGCCCTGGAGCAGCTCGCGGCCGCCGGGATCCCGGCGATCGCCGTCGACCTCCCCGGGTTCGGGGACGCCCAGCCGTTGCGGCCCGGCCCGATGCTGCCGCAGCTCGACGCGTTCACCACCGCCGTCGTCCGCGAGCAGGCCGTGCTCGGGTCGGTCGTGCTGGCCGGGAACTCCCTCGGCGGCACCATGAGCCTGCGCGCCGCCCAGAACGCCCGGTTGCCGCTCTCCGGCGTCGTCTCGATCGCCGCACCGGGCTTCGTGGACTCGTGGCTGATCCGCACGATGGCGCGCTACCCGCTGCCGCTGCGGCTGTACTCATCGCTGCCCGTCCCGGTGCCGGGCTTCCTGGTGCGCAAGGTGGCCGAGCAGCTCGTCCCGCGGTTCCTCTACGCCGACGCGCACGCGGCCGACGTCGCCCAGGTGCAGCGCTTCACCGCGCTCTTCCCCGACTACCGCGCGACCAAGAGCCGCCTGGAACAGGCCCGGCAGCTCGTCGCCGAGCTGGCCGACGCCTACCGCCTCGACTCCGTCACGGTGCCGCTGCTGGTCGTCGCGTGCGGCAAGGACAAGCTCGTCACCGCGGCGTCCGGGCGCCAGCTGCACACGCTGGTGCCGCACAGCAGGCTGCTGGTCCGCGAGGACTGGGGGCACTGCCCGCAGCTGGACGACCCGGCGGAGATCGCCGAGCTGCTCACGTTCTTCGCCGCGAGCGCGGTCCGCACCACACAGGCGAGGCGCGCCGCGGCTAGTGCCGCCGACGGCGTGAGCGAGGACACCGCGGCGGGCTGA